One genomic region from Populus nigra chromosome 8, ddPopNigr1.1, whole genome shotgun sequence encodes:
- the LOC133701006 gene encoding protein WHI4 isoform X2, with amino-acid sequence MSHGHHQPYDPYYQLPPAAAAPGGEWNSGINTLFVSGLPDDVKAREIHNIFRRRPGFDSCQLKYTGRGNQVVAFATFFNHQSAIAALHSLNGVKFDPQSGSTLHIELARSNSRRKRKPGSGAYVVIDKRTKKPSDAHETSSDDVESDPEEDPEMNNVDTAYQGDSENAKSEAASDPDNAAVAVNIGERTAEGGVRPCSTLFIANLGPNCTEDELKQVLSQYPGFHVLKIRAKGGMPVAFADFEEIEQATKVMENLQDTTLPSSDRGGMHIEYARSKMRKP; translated from the exons atgtcaCATGGTCATCACCAGCCCTACGATCCCTATTACCAGCTACCGCCAGCAGCAGCTGCGCCAGGAGGAGAGTGGAACAGCGGGATAAACACTCTGTTCGTGTCGGGACTACCGGATGACGTGAAGGCGCGTGAAATTCATAACATCTTTCGGCGTCGCCCTGGCTTTGACTCTTGCCAGCTCAAGTACACCGGTCGCGGCAACCAG GTTGTTGCTTTTGCTACCTTTTTCAATCACCAATCAGCCATTGCAGCTTTGCATTCTTTGAAT GGAgtaaaatttgatcctcaaagtGGATCCACTCTGCATATTGAACTTGCCAGATCAAACTCGAGGAGGAAACGTAAACCAG GTAGTGGAGCCTATGTTGTCATTGATAAACGAACCAAAAAGCCATCCGATGCTCATGAAACGTCAAGTGATGATG TTGAAAGCGACCCTGAAGAAGATCCTGAAATGAACAATGTTGATACTGCCTACCAGGGTGATTCAGAAAATGCAAAGAG TGAGGCAGCAAGTGATCCTGATAATGCTGCAGTAGCAGTAAAT ATAGGGGAGAGGACTGCAGAAGGAGGTGTCCGTCCTTGTTCCACTTTGTTTATTGCAAATCTAGGTCCAAATTGCACTGAAGATGAACTGAAGCAAGTTCTATCACA ATATCCTGGATTTCACGTGCTCAAAATTCGTGCGAAAGGTGGAATGCCAGTTGCCTTTGCTGATTTTGAG GAAATTGAACAAGCTACTAAAGTCATGGAGAATCTTCAAGACACCACTTTACCATCATCAGACAGAGGTGGCATGCACATAGA ATATGCCAGGTCCAAAATGAGGAAGCCATAG
- the LOC133701006 gene encoding protein WHI4 isoform X1, which produces MSHGHHQPYDPYYQLPPAAAAPGGEWNSGINTLFVSGLPDDVKAREIHNIFRRRPGFDSCQLKYTGRGNQVVAFATFFNHQSAIAALHSLNGVKFDPQSGSTLHIELARSNSRRKRKPGSGAYVVIDKRTKKPSDAHETSSDDVESDPEEDPEMNNVDTAYQGDSENAKSEAASDPDNAAVAVNEIGERTAEGGVRPCSTLFIANLGPNCTEDELKQVLSQYPGFHVLKIRAKGGMPVAFADFEEIEQATKVMENLQDTTLPSSDRGGMHIEYARSKMRKP; this is translated from the exons atgtcaCATGGTCATCACCAGCCCTACGATCCCTATTACCAGCTACCGCCAGCAGCAGCTGCGCCAGGAGGAGAGTGGAACAGCGGGATAAACACTCTGTTCGTGTCGGGACTACCGGATGACGTGAAGGCGCGTGAAATTCATAACATCTTTCGGCGTCGCCCTGGCTTTGACTCTTGCCAGCTCAAGTACACCGGTCGCGGCAACCAG GTTGTTGCTTTTGCTACCTTTTTCAATCACCAATCAGCCATTGCAGCTTTGCATTCTTTGAAT GGAgtaaaatttgatcctcaaagtGGATCCACTCTGCATATTGAACTTGCCAGATCAAACTCGAGGAGGAAACGTAAACCAG GTAGTGGAGCCTATGTTGTCATTGATAAACGAACCAAAAAGCCATCCGATGCTCATGAAACGTCAAGTGATGATG TTGAAAGCGACCCTGAAGAAGATCCTGAAATGAACAATGTTGATACTGCCTACCAGGGTGATTCAGAAAATGCAAAGAG TGAGGCAGCAAGTGATCCTGATAATGCTGCAGTAGCAGTAAAT GAGATAGGGGAGAGGACTGCAGAAGGAGGTGTCCGTCCTTGTTCCACTTTGTTTATTGCAAATCTAGGTCCAAATTGCACTGAAGATGAACTGAAGCAAGTTCTATCACA ATATCCTGGATTTCACGTGCTCAAAATTCGTGCGAAAGGTGGAATGCCAGTTGCCTTTGCTGATTTTGAG GAAATTGAACAAGCTACTAAAGTCATGGAGAATCTTCAAGACACCACTTTACCATCATCAGACAGAGGTGGCATGCACATAGA ATATGCCAGGTCCAAAATGAGGAAGCCATAG